The following coding sequences lie in one Micromonospora chersina genomic window:
- a CDS encoding SAF domain-containing protein: protein MSVATRNGTPLDAPVAPPKVVRQRRIRPGLLGLAVLLIALGGLGAAFAVTSVRSTGSYLAVARPVEVGRQLTADDLVPVRVSGGRELQPVRADRIKEVLGRRAAVRLTPGTLLTPAQLTDAPLLGPGQQQLALGLEPSQVPARKLHPGDKVLLVSTPDTSAGGTEATRGGGTRFEATVIDTATPENDDVVVYLALAIRDVPAVVALAADDRIALVLTEAA, encoded by the coding sequence GTGAGTGTGGCGACGCGGAACGGGACTCCCCTGGACGCGCCGGTGGCGCCGCCCAAGGTGGTCCGGCAGCGGCGGATCCGCCCCGGCCTGCTCGGCCTGGCCGTGCTGCTGATCGCCCTCGGCGGCCTGGGCGCGGCCTTCGCGGTCACCTCGGTGCGCTCCACCGGCAGCTATCTCGCGGTGGCCCGGCCGGTCGAGGTCGGCCGGCAGCTCACCGCCGACGACCTCGTCCCGGTGCGGGTGTCCGGCGGGCGGGAACTCCAGCCGGTGCGGGCCGACCGGATCAAGGAGGTGCTGGGCCGGCGGGCCGCCGTCCGGCTCACCCCCGGCACGCTGCTCACCCCGGCCCAGCTCACCGACGCGCCGCTGCTCGGCCCCGGGCAGCAGCAGCTCGCGCTGGGGCTGGAGCCGAGCCAGGTGCCGGCCCGCAAACTGCACCCCGGCGACAAGGTGCTGCTGGTCAGCACACCCGACACCAGCGCCGGTGGCACCGAGGCCACGCGCGGCGGCGGCACCCGGTTCGAGGCCACCGTGATCGACACCGCCACGCCGGAGAACGACGACGTGGTGGTCTACCTGGCGCTGGCCATCCGGGACGTGCCGGCCGTGGTGGCGCTGGCGGCCGACGACCGGATCGCGCTCGTGCTCACCGAGGCGGCCTGA